In the genome of Lactuca sativa cultivar Salinas chromosome 3, Lsat_Salinas_v11, whole genome shotgun sequence, the window CCCACCTAAGCTACTGTCGGGTCACCATCTCCGACCACTAACTTTTCTAGGAGCCTTCCTTCGCGAAGATACGTCGATCCTTTCATTTTTTTGATTGTGATATTGTATCTCGTTTCAAAATAGAGCAAACGCTTGTTGAAAATCCATCCATCTAATGATTCGTTTGCCATATACTCGTAAACGAGAAGTCGATGCTTTGATTCTGCACAAAATCCTTTGAGTCTTACCAAATGGTGGTGATGGATGCTTCCGATTATGCACACTTTTGATCGGAATTCCTTCCTCCCTTTTTGAGCCCTTTAACCAATTGACAAACGAGTTTTACCATTATCGTCCTAAAAGCTCCCAATTTGATTAAACACATAACAATTTCAATTGTTGTTATTGAAGAACAAAGCCAAGCAAGTACAATCGTTCAAACACGACGATTTACAACCATCTAAATCAGTTTTAAGATCAGGCGAAGCAAATCCTAGCGCAAAATAGCTCAGATTCTCCCTTGCGTTGACAAAAGTAGATAAATTTCTCAATTTGTTACATGAAGAATCGATTTGTGGATTGCAgaaaataaaaatttcaaaagagaattccattttaatcataaattgtaacgtcccaaaatttaagactaaaaatttcttttaataaagtatcacttaaagtaaaatcatcatttcaaaacataaacagagtattagttctcaaaacacatgttcattatcagagtaaaacattcccaggctgactaatctatggtgtgtgccatgcgatcatcccgagctccatcatccgctaccggaagtacctgaaaccaaaactgaaagccgtaagcacgaagcttagtgagttccccagataccacataccatacaaaccattcatagccaagaaTCATACATAACTGACTTATCCATAActaagtaaggtgctatgtgctaaacatagtcttgccattatgccacgggccgcacgtggtcttcctgatcaagcctgggccgctccctgggtcttacagacaagtgccaagggccaccccctggtcttacagacaaatgccaagggccaccccccggtcttacagacaagtgccaagggccaccccctggtcttctatgcaagtatcacaaagacaaccgtacatactactctacttagctaaacaacatacagtgtgccagaagccacctcctggtctttcatatctaTAGCATACAAtacgccaggagccacctcccggtctttcatacatattgcctagggctaacccccgggtcttcctaccataccaCGTAACATACTGCGTGCCAGGAGCCGctccctggtctttcatgcatattctaaatgggccggcattggtgccctagacccatacaaacagtgaggagactcacctgatactgctgaactgctgttTCTAGACCCTTTGACTGCTACCCGTTCACTgactgaactcctgctctacttgCTTCCCGAGCTAACAACAAcaaagcaacactgagtctaactgacccccgaaagacaaccaagtcaactcaggtcaaagtcaaagtcctggtcaaagtcaaccttccaggtcaaccctactgactcgccgagttcataagtccagagtccttccactcgtgactctactcgccgagtcagcccctgactcgccgagtctaccgattcccgattcctgtcctgtccaactcactgagtcatggctcgactcgctgactcaagtcttaactcgaagggtttgggactccgcgacctgactcgccgagtctaagaacagactcgccgagcacaaggaaatcttcatccaactcgtcgagttcatgcccatcttcatccgactcgacgagctgttcatcccactcgtcgagttcctcctcatcttcatggtactcgccgtgtccactcaaaggactcgccgagtctattcagatctcccaacatgcagagggcttttgagtcatgcagggactccaatccatagatccatacttccaaagctcaatccctacgtaaagttgcaaactttacgtataactaaagagatctaggctcaaaacacattagggcttggtttaaggacacaagggcttcaccaactactcatctcctgatgctttatgacataatggactcacccaaccatagatctgaagtggcaacaacatatctaagcccctaacccgatttgggtctcaaacaaccataaaaacccccaaatctcatggaaAAATAGatatagatgcaaagaagggaaaatggcagcttaatacctccaagatgaacacaactgaagtagatctcgagcacacacctctcccttgaagcaaccttcttgatcttcaagtttcctcTCCAAagtctccttcctccaaagctatttctctcaataatggaagctcacacgaattatagggtttacaggtcctctggagtgatatgggggctgagggagggacataacaccctttatatatgatacaactcccagaattagggttttcctcgcacagaccagactcgccgagtcaccttggccgactcgccgagtcggtcacttactcctcgacccggatcccgctccgactcgccgagtccatccttggactcgccgagtcgacccctaaacttagggttttcttccctttcttggtcttcataactttgggtgttacataaaTCCTCCATGAATTGCTTTCAATGGTGGCAGAAACGAGATGTATTCTCGATTTGCAAAGAAAAACTCTAATTATTATTAAGATTTGTTGCTTGTAAGCTTCATATCTTTAATAAAATCTTGGTGTGACATAAGGGTGCTTGTCAGATAACTGAAGTTTTCCAAAACACCACAACGATAGATTTGAGGTGTAGGACCCACAAatagtttttttattaaaatttttacCAAATAAGATAATattaatatgaaaatattatcaaTAATagataaacaaacaaataaataaataaataagaaaagaaaagggTATATCAGTCATTTCGGATATGAAAGGGGCTAGACGCGCAATAAAAATAAACAGTAGACACGgtccaagttaaaaaaacatagaaaCCAAACACATAAATTATCATAAAttatagggaccattcatgtaatttactcggAAATAAATCTTTAATCTAATAAATAAGTACTAATTCGCCACGTGTCAATCTCCAAGCCCCTCAAAATCATATTTTCTCGCTTCTTTTACTAAACCGATTTTACCAAAATGACCTTCAATTCCTATACGCACTAAATATATacataataaatataaatatgcaaataatattcaaaatcggtaattcaaaattcaaaatcgATGTTATCCGATAAAATATGGAAGTTTGTTTTTTTGTAATTGGAAATTGATTAATTTCCAGTGATTAAATCCCAAAAAATTTGGTCGAAATAAACGCATACCCAAATATATACGACTATACGATCTATACGATTTTGTATCCACCATTATGCTTATGAGTTTTATTTGCAAACCCTATTATTTGCGACCTTCGTGTGTTCTTGGTGCAAATAATTTGTCTTACAACATGAGCCTGATGTGAATTCGcattttcttcttctttgtttGATTGGTTATGAAGTATGGATGGATGATCGCAgtcaaatattttgttttttcgTTTTTAGTTTTAGTTGTTTGTGGTTGTTGGCAGAAGAGTCAAGTGATTCTGTAAGTTTCATGGACTTTTTCACTTATTTGTTGTTTTTTGGAGTATATGTGGTTTATCCGATCATCGAATGTTGTTGACCTGAGTGTTTCTCTATAAAAATTTCCGATTCCTTCCATGTAAAAATttacgatatactccaaaataatcccactatattgcactaaaaggtagtacaaggcaagcaagGTCGATCCACAAAGACACGGGACAATCAGTCCATaccctttttgcgtaaggtaCTTGTTCACAAAAGATGAaagaaaaaggggggggggggtttgattCCAATGATTAGACAAATAAAGTAAAATCACAAGTAATTGGCTGAATGAGTAAATTAAATTCACATATTATAAagactccaacttcatgtatgacaGTTCAACAATGTGAATCCAAGATGACAAGACTTTTGTTTCATTCTATCTaaattggtacttgaaagtgttaacaagccctaacactttccattcaccacaataattaaccaaaacaagctctttgattaatcctaaccttactaacctaatctaaacaagctcttagaattagattggaagattgcatgaagctttatgtgaatgttcccaacaacacccaatactcctcataagctcgggagtgtaaaagtgtatgaataagatttacactaaattcattcaatagggATCAATTgaatgcttgttacttgttcaatttcacaaaacaagtacggattttgtaaaagagagaACTGGagtgacctaaccctaattcaaatggccaataagagtCACAATTAGAATTAAACATTcgattgaaacaaaatcaaattcattagatataaattaagaacaaacatcaagtcatatggtTAGATTCACAActagaaagtcaaaacatgagttggagaaattagagttctagccacacatgactaGAACAAAACCAGAAATCTAGAAGATGAAATCAAGAATTAAAATGCTTacaaatatgaaatcaaaatgTTTCCAAATGTTTAACGAACAATCCTTGCTAAAAACTTCAACTCCTTCTCCCAAAAATGCTTTTTCACCGCTCTGCTTACCCCCAAAATGGCCTAATTCCCGTAATAAGAAACGAGGAAAAACCGCCAAAAAGACAGTTTTTAAGTCGAACACGCCCCGTGTCGAAATAGAGCAAATCAACATGGGCCGTGTTGAGTGTAAACCAAcccttcaattctcgattccaaATTTGAAGTACGATGCTCAAAAATGCTCAGCTAGCCCAACATGCCCCGTGTCCATATAGGCTAAATGAACACGAGTCGTGTTCATCAAAGTCAAAAAAATGCTTGATAGTCAAACACCCCCCGTGTTGGATTCTAAGGCAAACCCGACACGCCACGTGTTGCCCTCTGGATGCtcgtccaaacttgatttttctaaTTCTTCCGATTCTCGCCCAATCGTCCCACAATCTTCACCAACGCTCCCTAGCACCTCCAAAAGCGCGCTCCAACCTCCGGTTCACCTGAAAAGGACATGAAAgagtgcaaataaggttgttcaagAAATTAACCTAGATAtgctaaaatgaaataaaaacaacgaaattatgcTAAGGACATACATAAAAAAAAGGCTAAAAGTTGTGCAAAAAGGCgcacaaaatgcacctaacatGACCTTCATATGATGTTGATTCGTAGTTGAAGTTGAAGTTATGTTAAAATGATTAGTCAATTTACTATTCAGAGTTGATTCAGATCCTCAAAAGTAGTCAATATTTGGCCCCAATAAAAAAATGTGCTATACGACATATCgtattttcagaaaaaaaaattaatcccaGATTAAATTTCagatttttgtttttcattttgtaTATTAGGGGATTGtatttttcaaataattttatttacaCTAAAAATGTTGGTCATTGACCATTTTACTATGTATTATTTTTACTATTTATGTTTTTTAGAGTTCACAAACGTTTAGTACACCAGAATGACCAATTATCTAAAAAATATGCTatagggaccatttctgtaacgTTTCCATAAATCTGCTATAGGTAAAGAAATGTAACACATATTTATGccatattattttttttgtaatgTTAAATTTTTAAACATGATTACATTTCAAACATTGTTAATTGTTTTTTTACAAATCGTAGCAATTTACTTTCATTTAacaaattttttatatttttaaagtaaataaGTACCATATTACCTTTACTATTTGCTTACATTTCAATATGTTTTCAATTGTTTGCAGGAAATGAATATAGATGATAAAGTATACATCAAAAACATTGAACAAATTGATGATGATTCACATATCAAACTGTTGGTGCTAAAAATGTGGAACTTTATAAAGAATAATTTACGATATGACATATTTATGTCATACTTTgaggaaaaaaaaattgttttgccgTTACTAACTGTCATGTTATCTAATTGTTGAGGTTTGACGCCTCTAAACTTATCAAAAGGAGGGAAAATTCGTAAATTTTCATGTGCCCCCTCTTTGCTGTCggttatagcaatgtactttaaaaGTGAATCATTTTTAATATCTTATTAGGAAACCTTTGTTTAAtaatttcattgatgatatatatatatatatatatatatatatatatatatatatatatatatatatatatatatatatatatatatataatacttttaATTCATTGCCTTCACATATGAACTAAACAACAATTTCAAATTTACAACAATCATTATACACAAGTTCTCTTAACCATCTGTGAAACACAATCaaatcatttttagaaaaattggaCAAATTATCATTTTTGTCATGTTGGTCACGACACATGCACCATCCTTAGATAGTTAATCACAAATATGACAATTTGTCTAAAAAATGTGCTTATAAACCATTTCTGTAACATGGAAGGCTGTGTTGCTATTAGAGTTTtgtttattttctaaaaaaaatggtggacattatgaattttaaatgattttaaagggTATGATGATGGTCTTTCCACTTCATgccattttaattgttttaataacataattttattgtttattaGATATAGGTGATGGAAAatgtgtttttttaattaatttagaatattGAAGATTATTGTTACCAAATATACATGTAAAGTATTATATATCAATGGGTAATTAGAGTATCTCCTGATTTTCCTATTCATTTAATCGGTCAAAATTAATGTCACATAATTTCATAATTTAGTTTTCCATAGATATAACAATTATTCAATTTACTGACTATTATTGCTTAAAATATCTATATAGTTGTGGTATATGTTTTGGATCTTCTCTAAACTTCATTCTACGTGCATTACAAAATATACAAGGACCATTTTAGGTCATTTTTTATTTACCGTAATATATGTATAAagttttttggttatttttcaCGTAGGAAACAACCACTTTTTTCGGAAAATGGACTACAAAGTATTATGTAGAAAATTTACACGATATTTGTTAGCTTTTTTAATAAATTGGccatttatgttatattttttttaacatggaGTGTTTATGTAGTTTCTTGTAATAAACAAGGACCATTTTaggttatttttttaaataatggaTAATTCGGTAACTTTTTTTAAACATGTACTGttgttgaaattttattttattttatgaaataACCATGGCCATTTATGCTCATTTCGTTTTCTttaagaaacaatcaataatcATAAGTTTTGATCAATTAGGAAATAATGCACATTTAGTATTGtttatggtgttttttatttaattatatattttctttctttctttcatgGATCTTATTAATatacttttttatttttgattattatttttatgtatttatagttcaAAGCAGAGagaaattaaaattattaattttagataAAGATAATAGATTCACAAATAAAACTTTCAATGTTGTTTATAAGGaagtttttcacaatttataaccAATTTTTTTATAGCATCTTTTAGTCATTTTTAGCAATGAAGGAGTAAAAATCCTACAACAATAACGACTAATCGAAATAATGGAGTTAAAGATTTATTGGGATGATAAGTTATAATGGTAAAAGTGGTGTTTTAGCCAACAAACGTTTTTTTTTCCCACTCGCTCCGTTGTAGTTATGTCATCATCTCCGTATGTTCAAAGAGAATAATACATCAAAAATCAGGATTTTAAAAATCTTTATTTGTAATTAAATACTTACCATTTATTGTGTAATTAAACACTTACAAATCACAAAGTTATTAAAGAATACAATATCAAAATTCACAAGTTTTCTAAATTAATGAGATAATATTTTATtacataattaaattttaaattctatttaaaattaattcttgtGACATAAACCGTAAATTTGTCTAGGACTCACCGTAGACACTCCGTAGCGGATCATAATCTCTTTATTTCGTTAATCTAACTCCGTTATCCTTCCCGAAATTCACATCCCTACGAACAAACCaaacctctctctttctctctctctatatcCGCGTTAATGGCGTCTACGACCACCGTCCTCCTCCTGTTGTCGATCATCGTCGGTCTCGTTGCTATCTCCGCCACCGCCAGGCCTTGCAAGACGATCTTCTTCATCACATCCACTTCCTCCTCCTACTACCCAGCCGACACTAATCAccctggaaaccctaatttcccccACCAAAACCCCACTAATTCCCCTCGTTTGACCTTCTTCATCACCGAAATCCACGAATTCCACCGCAGCAGGTCCTTCCCCCGTCCGATCTTCCCCGACCGAGCAGTGGAAGATGTCGTCTCTTCAAAaccctcttcttcttcctcgttTCGCGATCGCACCCTGGACATCATCAGTATTGTCGGCGCTCTACTCGTCGGTGTAGGCTGCGGGGCTCTCACCGCCGCAACCATGTACTTAATCTGGTCCGTATGTTCTAGCAGACGCTTGGATTTCGGCTCCGATTCCGATGAGGAAGAGTACGACGTCGACGATGAGGATGACGTCACCCATAACAAGAACGGTTACGCCCCTATCCCTGCCGCCACCAAGCCTGTGCCTCCTTCTGCCGATGAAGTCGATGCAATGAAATAGATGAAGCTCTGGTTTGGTAAGTATGTCCTTTGGATTTTTAAACCAAGTGTATGTCTCATGTATGTGGATTCTTCCTTTCTGTTACTATATGTATCTGTTAAAATGCTAAAAATTTTAAGTGCTACTATGGTTCGATTTGCTTATTCTTACGCGATATGTGTGAATTTATGATTGCTATGCTTATTATACATATGGCGTCTCTAGGATTGTACAGCTAAATCCCTAATTTTTCTATGCTTGATTAGTCAAGAGGTATTTGTTAGAGTTGTTCTAAATTGATATTGATCACTGGGATGTTTCTGATTACCTTTTATGGTTGGTTTACTCCGGTTTTGTTCAATCATTCAAGATTTATTACATATTAATAAGTAGGCGATCACACTTATGTTCTTCAAGATTATATTTTTCTTGCAGCTCTGTGGTTTACTGAATGGAAGTACTATGATCTCTTCTCGGGATCCTCCATTATTGCCACTCATGGTGAACTATTCCAATGAGTATCTTCCTTTGTTTTACATCTTTTGGTCTGTAGTTATCTTTGCATACTTTCTTTGCTCGTTGCTCTTTGACTCTCAATTTTCTTTTTCTCATATAAAACATTGAAATTTCTGCTATTAACTATTTTATGTTGTTATATACTTATATCACATGCCACATGCATTTGTTAACACTTGGGTTTTCATGATTCCATCATTTGATTAATTAATATGAAGATATGTCTTTGTTGTGGGTGTTTGTGTACAATTGCTCGGAAATTTAGAAGTATTTGGTACAATTTAAGGTACGcttttttaaaaacaaataatGAAGTAAGAATGAAACTGTGAATGGATATGATATGATAGGATAAGGATGCGTTTATAAAGTTTGGAAGTAATTATCGTATATATTCTGTCGTTTTACTTTAGTAAAACATATTCCTAACTTTTTAATTTTGTGCAAATATTCACTAAATCATGAAATTGAAGAGACTTTAATGCAAAAATTCGTGTACAAAGAATCCGGCTCATATATAGAAGTGCCTCAACAGATAAATGAGAAATAGATAACACTTATGGAAGCAATCAGCGACTATAAACAAACTCTAGTCCAACTGAGCCATTTAGAACCAAAACCCATATTCTTTTAAGTCGCCTCGGTTTATAGAAATCATAAAcatccttaaaatctactttagatcccataattttttttcttttttatatcaCTCAATCACATTATTTACCATGGTGCTCCATGGTAAATGTCTATTGTTCAATACTAGCCACACTTACCGTTACTTTCACCAGTCAACTAACTAGATTTTTCTCCAAAATTTTATAATGCACAATCATATAATAGTAACGCACATCAGCTTTGGAACTTTAGGAATAAGGGTACTAAACACCATTTTGGAATTTTATACTTGGATATTGAAATTTTACAACACACGTCTCCATTTACTCCAGAATTGTTATAAAATTTTAGAAATCTTACATATATTCAATCTCCTCCGACTCTTACACAAGAATCAATTGTAGAACCCGTAGTTAGCCTAGCCTCCCGTTTACTATTAAGTTGATTACAATAAGTTTGTATTTAGTATCACATTTTTCAGATTCTTGAACGCTTTTCTTTTCCTTGATCCATTTTCCACCTTGAATTTAATGTTTATAAGCTTGCTTTTGAAATAAATCATCTAGTCTTCGCCATCTTCGGCCAAGAACCATTGACCAAATTCCTGAAATCATCAACCGTCAACGTCATCCAAGAATGAAAAACTTTGAATAGCATAGGATAATAATTCAAAATCATGATTACCCAACCATTTTTCTATCCAACACGATAGAAGAAATATTAGTAAAAACATCAATTAAATCACCTGAAATAAATCACCTGAAATATTAGTAAAAACATCAATTAACTCACGTAAAAGCTCTACCCTCAAATGGAACGTCAACCAAACTCGcatcttgaataaaatcattgAGAGAATTAGCCAATAAATAGCCATTTGATGTCTGCAGAGAATAATAATCCCATAAAAAACTTAGAATTTTTGTCATCTTTCACACCTAATTGTACGAGCAAAACCCAAATCTTCCATGCATTCATTCTCATTCGACTCTTCCCCATTTACTCTTAAGTCGATTCGAATAAGGTTCTGTTTAGTATCACATTCTTCAGATTCTTGAATGCTTTTCTTTTCCTTGATCCAATTTTGACCTTGAATTTAATGCTTTTTGAGATAAACTCTTCTTGTTTAATTTCACCACCTACGGCCCAAGAACTATTCACCAGATTCTTGAAACCATCAAACTCATAGGATAAAAAAGTTTAAATAGCATTGGACAATAATTCAAAGTCATGCTTTTAAGTATTATTGAACTATGACCCAATAGTTTTCTATCCAACACAATAAAGGTAATTTTAGGAAAAACATCAACTAAATCACCTGAAATAAAAACCCTATGGATTTTACTCATTTCCCACGTAAAAGCTCTTAAACCCAAATAGAACATCAACCAAACCCAGATCTTAATCATTGAAAAAGTTAGCCAAGGAATGACATAAATTGGAGCCATAACTCTCTGGTTTATCACGAACCTTGttaaaatcacaaaaaataatACAATCCTAGTATCGACAATTGATAAAAGACAAAAAGAATCCTTTCACTAATCGTGTCTTGGGAAGCATGAACATTAATCATAGAATTAAAATTAATCCACTTTCCCTCAACAATAACAAAATTACCACACGTGTGACTCTTTGTTTGGTGAACATGGAAGAAGGGTtcccaaaaagaaaaaaatgccTCCGGATCTACCCTCGTACTACTACATGCAAAATAAAAACGGAAGTTTCCTATAACATCTTCATCTTTACTATATCTAATCTAGTCATCAACGTTATTATCAACACATAGTTTTTATCCACCAACGCTCATTACTAATCCCAATCCCCCAATTATTTATTGGGACCCTCTGTTCCACCAATCTCATATGCTTGAGAGTTTTAACCTTCTTCggaaaaaaaatttctttctttaatCTACTATAATTTTGCAAAATAATGTCATGTCACTTGTGTCAGAGAGATTGtaaaaaataagagaaataacggCAATGTATGAGGTATTCATGTATGTCATTTCATAGCTAGACATTAGGAAATGGGCAAACATACATCCCCCAACAACAAGAGTTACATattattgatgatttgtttgCCAATATTTTATGGCAATTTAGGCATTAGTTTTGTCGTTTGGTAAGAGATTACCATATAGCACGTATAACCATCTACGAAAATATGGCTACTCATATGTACATCATCTGGAAGGCCCttggaaaataataatatttctgGTAAAAGAGCATCGAACAAGTGATAAAAATTCATTACCTTTTAAGGAAAATGACACAACGGTCCTACTATGTATTTCAATTTTACCCGTTCAATCCCTAAAGTTTTTTTTGTGCCTTTTAAGGGAACAAACTGTTTTTTGTCGGATCGATTTGGTCACTTTTGACAACATGAAGGGGTAACCCGGTTACCCCTTTGCCACATAGACATTGACCCATTTTCCTTATCATTGACTTCGAAAAGTCAAAAAATTCTAAAGACTTAgtgttcttcatcttcttcaacccaaatggacaaaCTTGAAGGAGTTCCTTCAACAAAATGTCTTATCTTAACCACCGGAGACTCTCCAAAGAAGTTTATCAACCGGGTCATTAGTGGTGAAGCCTACAACGCTTCAAACACAGTTCCAGAATCCTTGATCCAGGATGCTGCTTGGAGAAtcctttgaaaaaaaattaatcttTTGGAAATCAGAAATCGAATCAACAAATGGGTGTTTAAGAAGTTGGTTTGTTGTCCATCTTTCTTCAACATTTGTTCGCAAACACTTATTCAAGAAATCTTTAGCTTCCACCGATAACCATGTCGGAAACAATGGCACATCGCCGGAATACCTAATTCTGTATAAAGCAGACATCGGGGATCAACACCTGGAGTGATGATGGAATCAGGACGCTAGAACAGTGGTTCACAATCACTCCATGGAGCACCGCTGAAGTCAATTTTCACAATGAAGTGTTATAGAGGTCCAAACTTGTTACTAACATAGGTCACTTCTCGCTTCCAGAGTAAGTGGAGTGATCGACAAGAGCAAGTCACCCATTCACAATATTGTTATTGGGAGAGAGCACCCTAGTGAGCGGAGCAACAAATTTGGAATACATACCTTTGGTACGTCTTTGGCCCGCCGACAGGTCGTGTTTTTGGTTGCGTAGTTGCAAAGAATGAACCCTGATCCCTTAAATCGGACCTTAGTACCCGAAATCAAGAAATACAGTTAAGTAGCTTTGCCTTCAGATTCTAATCAATTTTAGAGGAAACCAAAACCTAGAAGAATTTAAGAAGCGTACGTGAATATGGGCAAAACGTAGCAAAATTTAGACGAAGGATtatatgaaaaagtcaaaataGTCATACTTTTGACTTTTACGTTTTCACTATTTTGACTTTTAAATGAAAAATGCTTCAGTGAC includes:
- the LOC111895815 gene encoding uncharacterized protein LOC111895815; the protein is MASTTTVLLLLSIIVGLVAISATARPCKTIFFITSTSSSYYPADTNHPGNPNFPHQNPTNSPRLTFFITEIHEFHRSRSFPRPIFPDRAVEDVVSSKPSSSSSFRDRTLDIISIVGALLVGVGCGALTAATMYLIWSVCSSRRLDFGSDSDEEEYDVDDEDDVTHNKNGYAPIPAATKPVPPSADEVDAMK